A window of the Vibrio ostreae genome harbors these coding sequences:
- the hppD gene encoding 4-hydroxyphenylpyruvate dioxygenase: MTAHVHAQTNQPEDSHNHNHNHVPLSAHHALANPLGTDGFEFVEYTAADSVGIEQLKALFSALGFAEIAKHRSKRAWLYRQGDINFIVNAQPRSQAEAFAKVHGPSVCGMAFRVKDAGQALEHALQNGGQEYKTEIGPMELSIPAIYGIGESLLYFVDRYGDRSIYDVDFQFYPDAKIRLVNANAGLLEIDHLTHNVKQGHMDTWAGFYERIGNFREIRYFDIEGKLTGLVSRAMTAPCGKIRIPINESSDDKSQIEEFIREYNGEGIQHIALSSDDIYHTVRMLRERGMEFMPTPDTYYEKVDERVAGHGEDLEQLKALRILIDGAPMKDGILLQIFTQTVIGPVFFEIIQRKGNEGFGEGNFKALFESIEEDQIRRGVLDDA, from the coding sequence ATGACTGCCCACGTTCATGCGCAAACGAACCAACCCGAAGATAGCCATAACCACAACCATAACCACGTGCCGCTGAGCGCTCATCACGCATTGGCAAATCCGCTCGGCACCGACGGGTTTGAATTTGTTGAGTATACCGCTGCCGATTCAGTCGGGATTGAGCAGCTGAAAGCCCTGTTTTCTGCGCTGGGTTTTGCCGAAATCGCCAAGCATCGCTCGAAACGGGCCTGGTTGTACCGCCAGGGCGACATCAATTTCATCGTCAATGCTCAGCCGCGTAGTCAGGCGGAGGCGTTTGCCAAAGTGCACGGTCCGTCGGTATGCGGTATGGCATTTCGGGTCAAAGATGCCGGCCAGGCACTTGAGCACGCGTTACAAAATGGTGGCCAGGAATATAAAACCGAGATAGGCCCGATGGAGCTCAGTATTCCGGCCATTTATGGCATCGGTGAGAGCCTGCTCTATTTTGTTGACCGTTATGGTGACCGCAGTATTTATGATGTCGATTTCCAGTTTTATCCCGATGCCAAAATTCGTCTGGTGAATGCCAACGCCGGCCTGCTCGAGATTGATCATCTAACCCACAACGTTAAACAGGGCCACATGGATACCTGGGCTGGCTTCTATGAGCGCATCGGTAACTTTCGTGAAATCCGCTATTTTGATATCGAAGGCAAACTAACCGGCCTGGTCAGCCGCGCCATGACCGCGCCGTGCGGCAAGATTCGGATTCCGATTAATGAATCTTCGGATGACAAATCGCAGATCGAGGAGTTTATCCGCGAATACAACGGCGAAGGGATCCAGCACATCGCGCTGAGCAGCGATGATATTTACCACACGGTACGCATGTTGCGCGAGCGGGGGATGGAATTTATGCCGACCCCGGATACCTATTATGAAAAAGTTGATGAGCGGGTGGCCGGGCACGGTGAAGATCTGGAACAGCTTAAAGCGCTGCGCATCCTGATTGACGGCGCGCCGATGAAAGACGGCATTCTGCTGCAGATTTTTACTCAAACCGTTATCGGGCCGGTGTTCTTTGAAATCATCCAGCGTAAAGGGAATGAAGGTTTTGGCGAAGGGAATTTCAAGGCACTGTTTGAGTCGATCGAAGAAGACCAAATTCGTCGCGGGGTACTTGATGATGCATAA
- a CDS encoding homogentisate 1,2-dioxygenase, producing the protein MHKWITFPHREGTCSKQAHADFPDDAIYEREAGRSGFFGPAAHFHHQHAPTGWSEWQGELRPRAFNFNQVAQASQLCPWFVPHLLHNHDVKIRVWKLAQAMPGLVRNADGDELLFVHQGQAELFCDYGHLTIREGDYVMIPRSTNWRLEPTQPLFLLMIENSDAAYSLPEKGIVGNHAVFDPAVLDVPAIDEAFKAQYSETTTQVQVKRHEQVSVITYPFNPLDAVGWHGDLAVVRLNWRDIRPLMSHRYHLPPSAHTTFVGDGFVVCTFVPRPIESDPGALKVPFYHNNDDYDEVLFYHAGDFFSRDNIEAGMVTFHPAGFTHGPHPKAFQAGREHKKTFTDEVAVMIDARHALQFSQAAQQVENPDYVYSWKQAAE; encoded by the coding sequence ATGCATAAATGGATCACCTTTCCGCACCGGGAAGGCACCTGTTCTAAACAGGCGCATGCCGATTTTCCCGACGATGCGATTTATGAACGTGAAGCGGGACGCAGCGGTTTCTTTGGGCCGGCGGCCCATTTTCATCATCAACATGCACCCACCGGCTGGAGTGAGTGGCAAGGCGAGTTACGCCCGCGCGCGTTTAATTTTAACCAGGTTGCGCAGGCGTCTCAGCTCTGTCCGTGGTTTGTGCCGCATCTGCTGCACAACCATGATGTGAAGATTCGGGTGTGGAAACTCGCTCAGGCGATGCCGGGTCTGGTTCGTAATGCGGACGGGGATGAACTGCTGTTTGTCCATCAGGGCCAAGCTGAACTGTTTTGCGATTATGGTCACCTCACGATTCGTGAAGGGGATTATGTGATGATCCCGCGCTCAACCAACTGGCGTCTGGAGCCGACTCAGCCGCTGTTTTTACTCATGATTGAAAACAGCGATGCGGCTTATTCACTGCCGGAAAAAGGCATTGTCGGTAATCATGCCGTGTTTGACCCGGCGGTACTGGACGTCCCGGCGATTGATGAGGCGTTTAAAGCGCAGTACAGCGAAACGACGACCCAGGTGCAGGTCAAACGCCATGAACAGGTCAGTGTCATCACTTATCCGTTTAATCCGCTGGATGCGGTTGGCTGGCATGGTGATTTGGCGGTGGTGCGCCTCAACTGGCGCGATATCCGGCCGCTGATGTCGCATCGTTACCATTTACCGCCATCGGCGCATACCACTTTTGTCGGTGACGGATTTGTGGTGTGTACCTTTGTGCCGCGTCCGATTGAAAGTGATCCGGGCGCGCTTAAAGTGCCGTTCTATCACAATAATGATGACTATGACGAGGTGCTGTTTTATCACGCCGGAGACTTTTTCAGCCGCGACAATATTGAAGCCGGTATGGTGACGTTTCATCCTGCCGGTTTCACTCATGGCCCGCATCCGAAAGCCTTTCAGGCCGGGCGTGAGCATAAAAAAACCTTTACCGATGAAGTGGCTGTGATGATTGATGCCCGCCATGCACTGCAGTTTAGCCAGGCGGCACAGCAGGTAGAAAACCCGGATTACGTCTACAGTTGGAAGCAGGCAGCAGAATAG
- a CDS encoding fumarylacetoacetate hydrolase family protein produces the protein MKLATLKNHTRDGMLVVVSRDLNHCVAVCEVAATLQQALDNWSQCQPLLEAVYVELNALLGDMPGVMPFDQTRCESPLPRAYQWADGSAYVNHVELVRKARGAEMPPSFWSDPLMYQGGSDAFLGPRDEIRMVSEEWGIDFEGEVAIITGDVAMGTPPQQAADSIRLLMLVNDVSLRGLIPAELGKGFGFFQSKPSSAFSPVAITPDELGPDWDGGKVTLPLLTQYNNEAFGCPNAGVDMTFEFPQLIAHAAKTRPLSAGTIIGSGTVSNKQGTDYGTAIAEGGVGYSCIAEVRMIETIRDGEPSTSFMRFGDKVTIRMESRNGDDLFGTIEQRVVRYVPEGDYTEGDL, from the coding sequence ATGAAACTCGCGACATTAAAAAATCATACCCGTGATGGCATGTTGGTGGTGGTCAGCCGTGATTTGAACCATTGTGTTGCTGTTTGTGAGGTGGCGGCAACGTTGCAACAGGCGCTGGATAACTGGTCGCAATGTCAGCCATTGCTGGAGGCAGTTTATGTTGAGCTGAATGCGCTGCTGGGCGACATGCCAGGCGTGATGCCGTTTGATCAAACCCGGTGCGAATCCCCTTTGCCGCGTGCCTATCAGTGGGCAGACGGCTCTGCATACGTTAACCATGTTGAACTGGTGCGCAAGGCGCGTGGCGCTGAAATGCCGCCCAGTTTCTGGAGCGACCCACTGATGTATCAGGGCGGATCCGATGCGTTTTTAGGCCCGCGGGATGAGATTCGTATGGTCAGCGAAGAGTGGGGCATTGATTTTGAAGGTGAGGTCGCCATCATTACCGGTGATGTGGCGATGGGTACGCCGCCGCAACAGGCGGCAGATTCGATACGTCTGCTGATGCTGGTCAATGATGTGTCGCTGCGCGGTTTGATTCCGGCAGAGCTGGGTAAAGGCTTTGGCTTTTTCCAGTCCAAACCTTCGTCGGCCTTTTCACCGGTCGCGATTACGCCTGATGAGCTCGGCCCGGACTGGGATGGCGGTAAAGTAACGCTGCCGCTGCTCACTCAATACAACAATGAAGCGTTCGGCTGCCCTAATGCCGGAGTGGATATGACGTTTGAATTTCCGCAGCTGATTGCTCATGCCGCCAAAACCCGGCCGCTCAGTGCCGGTACGATCATCGGCTCCGGTACGGTTTCCAACAAACAGGGCACGGACTACGGAACGGCGATTGCGGAAGGTGGCGTGGGTTACTCCTGCATCGCTGAAGTCCGTATGATCGAGACCATTCGTGATGGTGAACCTTCTACCTCATTTATGCGCTTTGGCGACAAAGTGACGATACGGATGGAGAGCCGCAACGGCGACGATTTGTTTGGCACCATAGAGCAACGTGTGGTGCGTTATGTACCGGAAGGTGACTATACCGAAGGGGACCTATGA
- the maiA gene encoding maleylacetoacetate isomerase, with product MTNITLYGYWRSSAAYRVRIVLNLKGLNYQMSPVHLVRNGGEQHSDAFHQLNPSELVPVLTDGDITLSQSLAIIEYLDDVYPQMPMIPASGHDKYQVLSLAQDIASDIHPLNNLRVLQYLRQHLAVSEEQKDAWYRHWIQVGFTAFEQKLLRRSGQYCVGDTLSLADVCLVPQVYNAERFHVPMQEYPQIQRITERLRRIPGFARAAPEQQPDSE from the coding sequence ATGACTAATATCACCTTATATGGTTACTGGCGCTCTTCGGCGGCCTATCGGGTGCGTATCGTGCTGAATCTGAAAGGACTGAACTATCAGATGTCGCCGGTTCACCTGGTCAGAAATGGCGGTGAGCAGCACAGCGATGCTTTTCATCAGCTCAATCCGAGTGAGTTGGTGCCGGTGCTGACGGACGGCGACATTACCCTGTCACAATCGCTGGCGATCATCGAATACCTTGACGATGTCTACCCGCAGATGCCGATGATTCCGGCCTCGGGGCACGATAAATATCAGGTCTTATCCCTGGCGCAGGATATCGCCTCTGATATCCATCCTCTTAACAACCTGCGTGTTTTGCAGTATCTGCGCCAGCACCTTGCGGTCAGTGAAGAGCAGAAAGACGCCTGGTATCGGCACTGGATTCAGGTCGGGTTTACCGCCTTTGAGCAGAAATTGCTGCGCCGCAGCGGCCAGTATTGTGTCGGTGATACTTTGTCACTGGCGGACGTATGTCTGGTGCCGCAAGTGTATAACGCGGAGCGTTTTCATGTGCCGATGCAGGAATATCCGCAAATTCAGCGCATTACCGAGCGGTTGCGGCGCATTCCCGGATTTGCGCGCGCCGCACCGGAGCAGCAACCAGACAGCGAATAA
- a CDS encoding DedA family protein, translating to MSLEQLIADYGYIAIAVGTFFEGETVLVLGGFAAHRSYLELPWVIVCAFCGSLLGDQLYYYIGRYKGKQALMKRPHWQAKSQRVLDLLDKHQVLLILGFRFLYGLRSVTPFLIGASSVKPTRFLLFNIIGAAIWACVVGVLGYLFGNTIEVILGDIKHYELQAFGAIALVGMLAWLYRHRIRRRKASQSEASAATRDRHQP from the coding sequence ATGTCTCTTGAACAACTTATTGCGGATTACGGCTACATAGCGATTGCGGTCGGGACTTTCTTTGAAGGGGAAACGGTACTGGTGCTGGGCGGGTTTGCCGCGCACCGCAGTTATCTGGAATTACCCTGGGTTATTGTATGTGCGTTCTGCGGCAGTTTGCTGGGAGACCAGCTCTATTATTATATTGGCCGCTATAAAGGCAAACAGGCCCTGATGAAAAGGCCGCACTGGCAAGCGAAATCTCAGCGGGTACTGGATCTGCTGGATAAACATCAGGTGCTTTTGATCCTGGGTTTCCGATTTCTGTATGGTTTGCGCAGCGTTACCCCGTTTCTGATTGGCGCCAGTTCAGTTAAACCGACCCGTTTTCTGTTGTTTAACATCATCGGTGCCGCGATTTGGGCTTGTGTGGTCGGTGTCTTGGGCTATCTGTTCGGCAATACGATTGAAGTGATTCTTGGCGATATCAAACATTATGAACTGCAGGCCTTCGGCGCAATCGCTCTGGTTGGGATGCTGGCCTGGTTGTATCGCCATCGGATCAGGCGACGTAAAGCCTCTCAAAGTGAGGCCTCAGCTGCAACGCGGGATCGTCATCAGCCCTGA
- a CDS encoding CPBP family intramembrane glutamic endopeptidase — protein MEWIQVSHLWIWALFGLAIIAALMSFYYRTLRPVSLGLMLVTLLSALVSGQITLQALVYSAVGLGGAFLLPRFNRDVKKLAWVFLLLWCTALLLHSVPGFNNILVLDKVHTGPDSLPFTLYLNLDKPLVFFALWLAQSGLLGDHHQRIRPVTWLILPGLLALLPLAWAVGAVQPEWSVPEWLWLFVLNNLLITCVVEEALFRGVIQQWLIKIFGSAGGIVLAGALFGLAHMAGGAMLVLFAALAGTGYGLAYYFSHRLWIAIGFHFLFNLTHLVLFTYPAAAG, from the coding sequence ATGGAATGGATTCAAGTCAGCCATTTATGGATCTGGGCCTTATTCGGTCTTGCCATTATTGCCGCCTTAATGAGTTTCTACTACCGCACCTTGCGACCAGTCAGCCTGGGATTAATGCTCGTCACCTTGCTGAGCGCGCTAGTGAGCGGACAGATAACCTTGCAGGCCTTAGTCTACAGTGCCGTAGGTTTGGGAGGCGCTTTTCTGCTGCCGCGCTTTAACCGTGATGTGAAAAAGCTCGCCTGGGTATTCCTGCTGCTGTGGTGTACAGCATTGCTGCTGCACTCGGTACCCGGCTTTAACAACATACTGGTGCTGGACAAAGTACACACCGGACCAGACAGCCTGCCGTTCACCCTCTATCTCAATCTGGATAAACCTTTGGTGTTTTTTGCCCTCTGGCTGGCACAGTCCGGATTACTTGGCGACCATCATCAGCGTATCCGGCCAGTTACCTGGCTTATCCTGCCTGGCCTGCTGGCTCTGCTGCCGCTCGCCTGGGCGGTTGGAGCCGTCCAACCGGAATGGAGTGTGCCGGAATGGCTGTGGCTATTTGTCCTCAACAATTTACTCATCACCTGTGTGGTGGAAGAAGCGCTGTTTCGTGGTGTAATCCAGCAGTGGCTGATTAAGATATTCGGCTCTGCCGGCGGAATTGTGCTAGCCGGAGCCTTGTTTGGCCTCGCACATATGGCCGGAGGCGCAATGCTGGTGCTATTTGCTGCACTGGCCGGAACAGGTTATGGCCTGGCGTATTATTTCAGCCATCGGCTATGGATAGCGATTGGCTTTCATTTCCTGTTTAATCTGACCCATTTAGTGCTCTTCACCTACCCGGCTGCCGCCGGATAG